The Gymnogyps californianus isolate 813 chromosome 5, ASM1813914v2, whole genome shotgun sequence DNA segment GGCAGTGCCAGCTCAGAGATGCGGGACAGGATGGGGAGCACGAGCCTTGCAGAGGGATGAGGAGGCAATGGTGGAGAGCCACCCCTACGGAAGACAGGGGTGAGGGCTGAGAGCCACCATGAAGCCACTGAGgtgaaaggaggggaaaggctCAGCGAGGCCGGGATGGAGAGGAACCGGCTCTGAGGAAGACCAGTGGGGGAGAGCCCGCCATGTTGTTTGGCGTATCCATAGCAACTGGCCGGCCATCTTGTTTACTATCACTATAGCAACGAGGCCGACGGGGTCAGAGGCGCCATCTTGTTTGGTGTCTCCACAGCAACGAGAGCGGCCGGGCCGGAGCCAtggcgggcgcggggcggctgGACGAGCTGGAGCTGAGCGCCGAGGAGGCGGAGCGGCTCCAACAGGCCTTCCGCGACGAGCAGTTCCGGGCTCTGTTCGCCGAGTACGCGGCGGAGCTGGCCGACCCGGAGCAACGTCGGCTGTACGAGGAGGAGGTGACGGCCCTGGAGCGGGAACGCGGCGTGGAGGTGCGCTTCGTCCACCCCGCGGCGGGCTACGTGCTGCGCACCAGCCAGGCCGGCTCCCGCCGTTGCTACCTCAACGTCTGCAGCAACCCACACGTCGGGGTGCCGCAGGTCCACGCCGAGCCCGGTGGCCACCGCTGGGCCCTGCCCTACAGCCTGGCGCCGGGCCGTGAGGAGCTGGGCCGCGGGGGCCAACGCCGCCTGGTCTACGACGTGGTTTTCCACCCGGCGGCTCTCCGCCTGGCCGCCCGCAGCGCCCGCTTCCGCCGCCTGCTCAACGACACGGCGCTGGAGGCCGTGGAGCGCCACTGCGCTGTGCAGCTCGACCGCACCAACGCCGCCGTCCTCCGCGGCACCAAGTACAAGGGCGTCCCGCAGGCGCCCGTCATCCGCACCCCGCTGCccggcggcgccccgccgccggcggccgACGGCGGCTCCCCGCTGCCGCCCTTCCCCttcccgcccgccgccgccgccgccccgccgccgcccgccgcccctccggcggcccggccccccggccccacCACGCCGCGCTGGAGCATCCGTCACCGCTCCTACGTGGACCTGCAAGACTACCGGTGCTGCCGCGACTCGGCGCCCAGCCCGGTGCCGCGGGAGCTGGTGGTGACGGTAGAGCTGCCGCTACTGCGCTCTGCCGCCCAGGCCGCGCTGGAGATCCGCGGCCGGGAGCTGCGCCTCGACTCGCAGCGTCCCGCCTACCGCCTGCGCCTCCGCCTCCCCTACGACGTGGACGAGAACCGCGGGCGGGCCGCTTTCAACAAGGCCCAGCGGCAGCTCCTGGTCACGCTGCCCGTGGtgccgcggcccggcccgcagGAACCGCTAGGCCCTGCCGGGGAACGGCTGGAGGAGGCCGAGCCCGCTGCCGAGGGGCTGGGCGAGCCGCCGGCGGCTGAGGCGGGCGGTGAGGCGGCTCCTCCCccgggccccggcggcggcgtGGCCCGGAACACgtgcggcggcggggagcccgCCGAGagccccgccgagccccccGCGGGCGGTGACCCGCCACCGCCCCGCACCGGCGCCGCTTCCCCCGTTCCCAGCGCCAGCCCCGAGCCGGCGGCGCCCTGCGGCCTCGGCGGGGACGCCCCTCCGTGCCCTCCCGAGAGCCCGGCCCACCCGGCCGCAGAGGGCAGCCCGGGCGAAATGGCTCTTCCCCGGGGCTCCGACAGCCCCGAGGCCGCCGTGTGCCCTCCCTTCCAGTGCCGGCAGGATGAGGCCTCCCTCACCCTGCTCCTGCATGTGCCTGGCATCCGGCCCCAGAGCCTCAGCGGGGACGTGGGCACGAACCACTACAGCCTCCGCTTCTCCAGTGACACTGGCGCCTATGCCCTCTTCTTACAGTTTCCTCCTGCAAACAGGCTGGCGTCCCCCGAGACCAGCGTTAGCGTGTCTGCCCACAACGCTGCCATCGGGCTTGCCAAGGCCCCTGGCAGCACCGGGCCCTGGGAGAAGTTCTGCTTCGGCCTTGAcgcctctgctctgcaggtaACGGCTTCAAAATGGCAGGGTTGGTGCGTCACGCTCCCCAGAGTGCCACCACTTCGCTGCGGTGTGTGACTTCTGCTGTTTGGATTCTTTTATGAATGATGTCTCAGGGAGCTGTTAGGTTATCGGTCTGAGTTCAAAAGAAGTTGGTAGTGACGGAAACTGCTTCCCTCAGAGAGCTGTTAACGGATGTAAGTGGAATGACCTGATTAGTGCTAGTCTTGTACGAGCAGTACGAAGGTCACATCACGGAGCTGACATCTCCGTCCTTGGAATTGAAATTACTTTTCCCTcctgtgctgatttttttctaagggAAATTCTGATGATGAGTGAAAATGAAGCCTGCCCTGTGACCTTAGCGTTAGCCTTTAAGGCCACGTAAATTGCTCATGCAGCCTATTCACATGAAGAAGGGAGATGTTGATAATACACCAGACGTACACACTTGCATACAGGGTTATGAAATGCAGATGTGTGAGGGGTGTGTACCTGTGTCTCTATTTCAGAACAGAACTCCCATTTACAGCCGCAGGAACACGCAGTAGTTCAACCAGAGTAGTAcagcaaacagcagctgtgAACTGCTGTCGATTGCCATTTTGCTGGGCTAGTTCTTAATCTTCTCTTCTTACCAGTCTGAATATGATTCTAGTTgagatgttttattattttattattttatgggTCGTTAGGCAGCCATTCTCCCTGGGGCGGGAGGAGGTTGGCATGCCTGCTGCGTCTGGCTGACAGTGCCTGCGGAGAACTGGCAGTGTCCCCGCAAAGGGATGCTCCCCTTGTGGCACTCTTACTGTCAAGAAGCACTCACACAAGTTTTGTGGAGAACAACGTTATTCTGTAAGCTCAGAGTTTCAAACAGCTTATCATGAGCAGGGATTAAGACTGCACAATTCTTGTGTAACCTTTCAGCCATGTGATTTGGagtttgtctttattttagaaCAAGAAAATCCTTTGCAGTTTGGATCATGGACCATGGGAGTGCAAGTCCAGAAAACTGGCAGGCTTAAAGTATATCCACTGGGATGGTGGCTTGGAGTATCTTAATTGCTCCATCCCTACAATTAGAAAATACTGCATGATTCTGGAAAGTATTTATCCAATTAGTATATGTGCAGCTGAATCTTCAcgttttatttcccatttagCAGGCTGCATACCTTTTCTGTAAGAGCAGCTCCTTTAAAGGAGGAGCTGATCATTTTGGGTAAGTATCAAAGGTGATGAATTTATTGAGAACCACCTATGCTGAACTGTTGCAgtgcatttcctttccttttaccAGAGCAGGAGCTTGCAAGTCTGTGCAAGTGGGGCCACGAAACGTTCGGCACTACTGTTAGTTGGTGTGATCAAGTACTGGGTGCCGATGCGATGTCAAATAAGCCATCGTGCAAACTACCGCCCGTTTTCTGTATAGGTACAGAAAGCATGGGGTAGGAACTACAGgcattttatctgctttttcataTAGTGTGAATATGTTTCATCATGTGCCGTGGTGTGTGTCCGTGTGCTTCCTTGTTGTTTTATGGCGTGCAGGCCTAAATGCagattttaagagaaaacaacagctttCTGTGACTCCACGTGGGGATATAGCTGAGAATTCAGTTTGGGAACAGAAAATTCTGTAGTATTTCTTTAGTACTGTGATTGATGGACATTTCTGCACGCTTTGATCTCTGTAATAATTGAAAGTGTTTGGTATGTGCATTCGTTATTGTGATTGGGGGAACATCTTTTGATTGAAAGTTGTTAAAAGGCCATGCAGTAATGGGATTTTGGTCAATATTACCATTTtgtgagttaaaaaaaatctttgaatgtGCTGAATTTATTAtatattgcaaaatgttttgggtgGAGTAGGAGGCGCAGATTTGGCATTAGTCTTAGGCCTCCCAGCCATTCATTCATGTAGCAGGctaaaaaagattaatttcttctggGGTGCAGTCCTTTTGGATACCGGGCCTGCAAATTGAAGCAGTTGAAATAATCTGAAGTCATttgttctgtttgcttttttttaactgtgctaTTTCCCAAAAGTGTGTGTGCCAGCGCTGATAGCTGCATTCACTCAGAGTGAAGtgagaaaaattaatatttaattagaGCTGCTATTTTATGCTGTCTTCTGTCCATTAACTATTTGCTCGTGGTAGCTTCTACTTATGTTGATTTCTTCAATTTGTCTGCTGTCATCTCTggtgtttttctgctttgaatctCTTTCTATAAATCAGAGCTACAGTTCTTGCATTGAGATCTGCCAGGAGTTCCATCAGTCATAGAAGAGGGTTTTAGGAACGCAGGTTTTAGTAGCAGTGCCCTTTTTAATCACTTCAGGGAGCTTTTGGTGGCCTAGGTCAGCAGGAATTTTCCCCTGCACCTCCCAGTCACGCTGCTGTCTGCTTGTTTGTAATCTCTTCTCCCACAGTAGCATTGCCAGAGGATAGCGTGCGGTGAAAGAAGAGGCCAGTGTTTTTTACAGATATAAAATTCCTATTCTGCTGTCTTCTGGGAAGTCGCCTCTTAATTGAGACCAAGGGTTTCTGTGTTGTTTCATGGAACAGATTCCTCGCTGGGTTAGTTACTTCAGAAATCTGCCCAACTCGGCAATAGCTCGTGCCACGGTGGCTGTTACAGTACCCTGTTAGGCTGCCTGCGTAATTGTCTCCCATTAACTTGCCAAATGGCCAGGAAAATGTGTTACGATAATTGCTCACCGCATGAGCAGAACGCATCTCATCGGCAGCCTCGTCCCTGGACTATGATGTAGTGCAGCGCATATCGCTTGATTTTGATTGCCTGTGCGCCTCTGCCCAGATCAACACGTACGATAACGGTGCCGGTAATTGCGCAGCCCTGCCTTGCGTGCTTGTCATGTTCCTGTTATTGCACTGGCCTCTTTTCTTGTTGGAAATTGGTCTGATACAG contains these protein-coding regions:
- the DNAAF2 gene encoding protein kintoun: MAGAGRLDELELSAEEAERLQQAFRDEQFRALFAEYAAELADPEQRRLYEEEVTALERERGVEVRFVHPAAGYVLRTSQAGSRRCYLNVCSNPHVGVPQVHAEPGGHRWALPYSLAPGREELGRGGQRRLVYDVVFHPAALRLAARSARFRRLLNDTALEAVERHCAVQLDRTNAAVLRGTKYKGVPQAPVIRTPLPGGAPPPAADGGSPLPPFPFPPAAAAAPPPPAAPPAARPPGPTTPRWSIRHRSYVDLQDYRCCRDSAPSPVPRELVVTVELPLLRSAAQAALEIRGRELRLDSQRPAYRLRLRLPYDVDENRGRAAFNKAQRQLLVTLPVVPRPGPQEPLGPAGERLEEAEPAAEGLGEPPAAEAGGEAAPPPGPGGGVARNTCGGGEPAESPAEPPAGGDPPPPRTGAASPVPSASPEPAAPCGLGGDAPPCPPESPAHPAAEGSPGEMALPRGSDSPEAAVCPPFQCRQDEASLTLLLHVPGIRPQSLSGDVGTNHYSLRFSSDTGAYALFLQFPPANRLASPETSVSVSAHNAAIGLAKAPGSTGPWEKFCFGLDASALQERLFVSEENVDGFLGTVLCPSFCSQSALESQPLIEVLDVTEDRIQIRLKPQEGVHSEPDGKEETLSSSGGDLAEKTNGDSPQTKAETNCPAAERVEGECATETNKTSTSFATAETIGKVGCSSHHCLQHEPSDTSSAIPGESRRKEPDLERDEAAAPVGSAQGNRRSSDSRPASPLLREVNAQDGSLQIVRDHVTHCPVVFQNSLLYELD